GGCCATGCCCCAGAGTGCGCCCCAAAAAGTAAGAGATAAAACAACAACAAGCGGACTCAAGTTGAGACGAGTACCGAGAATTTTTGGCTCAAGAAAATTACCAATGACGAGTTGAATTGCTGTTAATAACGAAAGTACCAGAATTGGCTCAATCCATGTGCCGTGTTGAAGTAAGGCCAATAAGGCTGGAAAACCTACACCAATCAAAGAACCAATAATGGGAATAAAATTGAGTAAAAAAATGAGTACAGCCCAAAGAACGGCAAAATCAACGTCAAGAATTAAAAGCACAATATAACTTGAAATGCCTGCCAGTAAGCACATGGCAATTTTTACTGAAACATAAAGATGGATGGATGCATCAATTTTTTTTGATATCTCCAGAAACTTCATGTAATCTGAACGCGTTTTAAATAGTAATTTGATTTTTGAAGGAAAAAGCCGCTGTTCTGCAAGTAAGAAAACGACATACAAAAGAACAAGAAAAAATGTAGTTAAAAATCCGAGTGATGAATTTACCGCTTCCTTCAAAATGTTTGGTATATCAATGTTTTGAGCCATTTCTGCTTCAATTAATTTGATGTCAAAATCAGAGGATAATTCGTTCAGCATGGTATTAAAATTCTGTTGATAAATTGGGTAAGCATCTGAGAATACCAAATAATTTGAAATCACGAGCCGAGACAAGAAAAACGAAACAACAACAAGTAAAACTAAAGCAAAACTGAGCTGCAAAGTACGTGAAACAGGCTTTTTTCGTAGCCTGATTTTGGAGAATAAATCAGCTAACGAATTGAGCAAGTACCAAACAACAACTGCAATAACAAAGGGCACTAACAAATCTTTGCCAATATATAAAGCAACCAAAATTGCAGCAACAATAAAAATTTGATATGCCAGCCTCTGAGTTCTCATGTTGATTCAGGGTTAAAATTAATCAATTAAACCATGTCGGGCGAAATTAAAGATTAAAGATACATTCCAATTGCACACCTACAACCGTTAATTATCTTCATAGAATCAAGTTGTGTGAGCTATTGAGATTATCAAAACCACAGGGCGTATACAAATTCACAAATAAATTATACCTTTACACCTATCTAACTTTACAGAAAATATGAAAAAATTAAGTATTGCTTTTGTCTTCGTTACCGGATTGATCATGATGTCGTGCGGAGGCCAGTCAGCTGAAGGAAATGGTACAGACTCAACTGCAACCACACCAGAAACAGCAACACACACTTGCACTGATCAGTGTTCACCAGAATGTGCTGAAAAATGCAAAGCTGAGTGTGAAAAAAATTGTGGCGGAAAATGTGATAAATCTAAATGCACAAAAACTTGCTGCAGCAAAGAATGTACACATGAAGGATGTGATAAATCGAAATGCACGCATGAAGCGGACACTTCAGCACATGGATGTGAGCCAGGTGCTTGTGAAGAAGGCGCTTGCGGTGGAGGCGAATAGTCTTTAACTAATATTAATAAGCCCGGATTCAATTGCAATTCGGGCTTTTTTTTTCTTATAACACTTATACCCAATACAACTCGTATGAACTCTAAAGAAGAGATTGTCAATAATTGGTTACCTAGATATACCGGTTCTAAACTTGAAGATTTTGGACACTATATTCTGCTAACCAATTTCAATAATTATCTTGAGATTTTTGCGGCAAAATTTCAGGCTGAGATCAAAGGAAAAGATAAAGCCATGCCTAACGCAACTGCAAACGGAATTACCATGATTAATTTCACCATGGGCAGCGCAAATGCAGCAACCATAATGGACTTGCTTAGTGCCGTTAAACCAAAAGCATGTTTGTTTTTAGGCAAATGTGGCGGCTTGAAAAAGAAAACCGGAATTGGTGATTTGGTATTACCTATAGCCGCCATTAGAGGTGAAGGTACATCTAATGATTATTTCCCGTCTGAAGTCCCCGCTTTACCGGCTTTTAACCTGCAACGCGCAGTTTCTACTACCATTCGTGAGACTGGACGTGATTACTGGACAGGTACTGTGTACACCACCAATCGCAGGGTGTGGGAACATGATGATAAGTTTAAAGAATATCTCAGAAAGACTCGTGCTATGGCTATTGATATGGAAACGGCAACGCTCTTTATCACAGGATTTGCCAATAAAATTCCTACCGGTGCTTTACTTTTAGTGTCTGATCAACCTATGGTGCCTGATGGAGTGAAAACAGAAAAAAGCGATAAATTAGTGACTGAAAACTTTGTCAAAGAACACGTTGAAATTGGAATTAATTCCTTGTTAGAAATTAAAAATAACGGTACTTCAGTTAGACATCTCAAGTTCCCGTATTCAGAAGAATATTAAAGCAGCATGGGCAGTTTCTTTACGCCAGATTATAAATTATTTGACTCCTTCTCTGAGCGGGGCAAGTTTCTTATGGCGTATCGATTGACCCTGTTTTTCTCGGTTCTCTTTCTGCTGTTGACTGTACTTTTTATTGGTCAAGATCCCTACGCCCTCACTGCCTACTTTTGCGCCTTTATTTTATGCACAACTTGTTTGATTTACCTATTAGTTCGTAAAGAATATAAATTTGTTTTCCTCCTTTATGGTCTGGTTGGTTCGGTTCTTACGCATTATGCCATCAATTTTTCCATGGCAACGCCTCACTATAATGATTTTCTTTGGTTATTTGTTGTATCGTTTTTAGTATTTGTTGGGTTAGGCCGAATTTGGGGATTAATAACGCTTGCCGTAAATGCACTTGCTACTTTTTATTTCATCTTTTTTGTACACAATGAACATATACGGGTTGTACAACCTATGGACACCAAGTTTGCCTGGCTTGCTTTTCTGGAGTTGATCGTCGTGTTTTTTGTCATTGGTTTTATTATGCATCAATTTCTTATGATGCAGAAATATTCAGATACAAAACTTAAAAAAGTAAATTTTGAATTGCAGACGCAGAATGAATTAATTCTTGCTAAAAACAATGAAAATACTGCCTTGGTGAAAGAGGTTCATCACCGGGTAAAAAATAATTTGCAAATCATTATTTCATTGCTCCGTTTGCAGCAAAGTGAGATGAAAAATCAGGAAATGCAAGATCAGTTCACTGAGGCTATCAACCGCATCATGATTATGAGTTCAATTCACCAACGGTTATATGCAGAGAAAGAACTTTCACGTGTTGATGTAAAAAGTTATGTTGAAGAGCTTGCACGCGACCTGAATTCTATCTACAACAACACGCATGACGTAAACATGAATATTGAAATTACCTATGCATTTGCAGATTTAAAAACTATCGTTCCACTGGGCTTGCTACTGAATGAACTTATTTCAAATTCTCTGAAATACGCATTTGAAAATACAGACAAAAGTACAATCACAATTCGCTTGCTTGAAAACGGTGAAAAACTTTTTCTTGAATATAGTGACAATGGCCGTTGGAAACAAAAAGGCAGTGATAATGCCGGATTTGGACTTGATCTGATTCAAATTCTCACTGAACAGTTGAATGGTACACATAGTTTTCATACAGATGAAAGTGGAACACAGTACACATTTGAATTGAATAAATTAGGTTAATATCGCATGAAATCACGAAGACAATTTATTAGAGTAGCGGCACTAGGCACTGCTGCTTTGGCGGCATCCGGTGCATCTGCACATATTCTCAAAACGCAAAAAAAAGATAAAAATAAAACAATGAATAAGCCTATTGTGCTGTCAACGTGGAATCATGGTTTAGATGCCAACAAAGCTGCATGGACAATTCTTTCAGCAGATGGTTCAGCGCTTGATGCGGTTGAAGCCGGAGTAAAAGTCACAGAATCAGATTTCACTAATTTAAGTGTTGGTTTAGGTGGCCTTCCTGACCGTGATGGCAATACAACGTTAGATGCTTGCATTATGGATCATCAGAATCGCTGTGGGGCTGTAGGTTTTTTGCAGCATATAGAAAATCCTATTGCTGTTGCACGCAAAATAATGGAAGATACGCCACACGTAATGTTGGTTGGTGATGGTGCTTATGAATTTGCTATCTCAAAAGGATTTCAGCACAACGAATTCAAATCTGAAAAAGCTCAAGAAGCATGGAGAGAATGGTTGAAAACATCAGAGTATTCACCGGTAATCAATCGTGAAAATCATGATACTATTGGCATGATAGCCCTAGATTCCAATGGCAATTTATCAGGTGCATGTACTACATCTGGTCTTGCATATAAAATGAGAGGTAGATTGGGTGATTCTCCAATAATTGGTGCCGGACTTTTTGTAGATAATGAAGTTGGTGCCGCTTGTGCAACAGGTTTAGGAGAGGCTGTCATCCGCATTGCGGGGTCATCTGCAATAGTTGAAATGATGCGACACGGCATGTCACCTTTTGATGCTTGTAAAGAAGCCGTTGACCGTCTTATACGAAAACATGGTAATCAGGTTGAAAATCTTCAAGTAGGTTTTATTGCGCTTAATAAAAATGGAGAATGGGGATCATACTCAGTTTATTCTGGCTTCAACGTAGCCTTGAGAGATAATCAAAATGAAAAATTAGTAGATAGCGCTTATGACCGCTCGTGGTGAGCGTTTCAGGTGCTTTCAAATTCCGTAATCTACTCCACAATGAATTATAAATTGCTATTTCATTTTTTACTCATTAGCACCTTATTTTTTTTATCATGTAATCATGACAATGATGAGCACGCAGAATTTGATTGTATTTCTGCAGATTCTGTGGCAATCATTCCGGCTCCGCTTCATCTTGAAACAAGAGATGGCAATTTTAAATTAGATCAGAATACGTTTATCAGTTACGCGTCAGATTTAGAAATGGAAGCCAATTACTTCAAAGGGTTGATTGACTCAGCAAGTACGTTTTCTATTCAACGCAATGTGGATGCTCAAACTAAATCAAGTGAAATTGAGTTGAAAATAGTGTTTGATTTTCCTGAAGAATTACAAGATGAGGAAGCATACCGTATCATTATTGCACCGCAAAGATTGCAAATCACAGCGCTTCAACCACAAGGAATTATGCACGGTATTCAAACGGTGAGACAATTATTTGTGAACTCATTTCATTCGGGTGAAAAAAGAAATGCCTGGTATCTACCCTGTCTTAAAATAGAAGACAAACCTGCATTTCATCATCGGGGATTATTGTTAGATGTTTGCCGACATTTTTTTGAAAAAAAAGTAATCTTTAAATATCTTGATGTGATGTCATATTACAAAATGAATGTGCTACATTTTCATCTTACAGAAGATCAGGGATGGCGTATCCCTATTGAAAAATATCCTCTTCTTAATCAAATATCGTCGTTTAGAAAAGAGAAAGACGGAACCATGTACGGTGGATTTTATACCAAAGATGACCTAAAAGAAATTGTTGCTTATGCCAACGAAAGACATATTGAAGTTATTCCGGAAATTGAACTGCCGGGGCATTCGCAAGCCGCAATTGCTGCCTACCCTCACCTTTCATGCACGGGACAACAAATTGAAGTGGCAAATGAGTGGGGTGTGTTTAAAGATATTTACTGCGCAGGCAATGATAGCGTTTTCATTTTTTTGGAAGATGTGTTAACTGAAGTAATGGAAATTTTTCCATCAAAATATATTCATATTGGTGGTGATGAAGCACCCAAATACCAGTGGGAACATTGCAAAAAATGTCAGCAGCGCATGAAAGATGAAGGTCTGCTTGATGAACATGAATTGCAGAGTTATTTTATTCAACGCATTGAAAATTTTTTAAATGAAAATGGCAGAATGATCATTGGCTGGGATGAAATTTTAGAAGGTGGTTTATCACCGAATGCAACAGTGCAAAGCTGGCGAGGTTTTGATGGAGGAATTAATGCTGCACAGCAAAATCATCCGGTGATCATGTCTCCTACAAGTCATTGTTATTTAGATTATGGTTTAGATGCAATTGACCTAAAAAAAATATATTCATTCAATCCCATTCCGCTTGAACTGAAAAAGGAATTCCAATCATTCATTTTGGGGGCAGAATGCAATATGTGGACTGAACAGGTACCCGATGAAAATAATCTGGACAGCAAAGTTTTTCCGCGGATGATTGCACTTGCTGAAGTGCTTTGGTCAGGCCCTGACACTAACCGGT
This genomic stretch from Crocinitomicaceae bacterium harbors:
- a CDS encoding AI-2E family transporter, yielding MRTQRLAYQIFIVAAILVALYIGKDLLVPFVIAVVVWYLLNSLADLFSKIRLRKKPVSRTLQLSFALVLLVVVSFFLSRLVISNYLVFSDAYPIYQQNFNTMLNELSSDFDIKLIEAEMAQNIDIPNILKEAVNSSLGFLTTFFLVLLYVVFLLAEQRLFPSKIKLLFKTRSDYMKFLEISKKIDASIHLYVSVKIAMCLLAGISSYIVLLILDVDFAVLWAVLIFLLNFIPIIGSLIGVGFPALLALLQHGTWIEPILVLSLLTAIQLVIGNFLEPKILGTRLNLSPLVVVLSLTFWGALWGMAGMFLCVPITVIIMIVCNQFEQTRPIGILLSGGNKA
- a CDS encoding beta-N-acetylhexosaminidase; translated protein: MNYKLLFHFLLISTLFFLSCNHDNDEHAEFDCISADSVAIIPAPLHLETRDGNFKLDQNTFISYASDLEMEANYFKGLIDSASTFSIQRNVDAQTKSSEIELKIVFDFPEELQDEEAYRIIIAPQRLQITALQPQGIMHGIQTVRQLFVNSFHSGEKRNAWYLPCLKIEDKPAFHHRGLLLDVCRHFFEKKVIFKYLDVMSYYKMNVLHFHLTEDQGWRIPIEKYPLLNQISSFRKEKDGTMYGGFYTKDDLKEIVAYANERHIEVIPEIELPGHSQAAIAAYPHLSCTGQQIEVANEWGVFKDIYCAGNDSVFIFLEDVLTEVMEIFPSKYIHIGGDEAPKYQWEHCKKCQQRMKDEGLLDEHELQSYFIQRIENFLNENGRMIIGWDEILEGGLSPNATVQSWRGFDGGINAAQQNHPVIMSPTSHCYLDYGLDAIDLKKIYSFNPIPLELKKEFQSFILGAECNMWTEQVPDENNLDSKVFPRMIALAEVLWSGPDTNRYDDFYKRLQLHYPILDYFKIHYGMESVPFEIRTKDSAGTAYVELYNLQSELTVQWRFFELEDTNWIEYHEPVELTMTGSFGFQAYKRGKKYGDIIHAHVAMHDAVFQTAVYQTKWNNWYSANENVALVDGKLGSHQFRDGNWQGFWGDDAVLTIYFNAQKTVSSVTMNFLEYSNAWIMRPKKITILLSEDGKSFHAPNGLTEIPVNAAVVNDVSINPFRLQFDEIKIMAMKIHVENYGILPASHPAAGQEAWLFLDEIIVE
- a CDS encoding AMP nucleosidase; protein product: MNSKEEIVNNWLPRYTGSKLEDFGHYILLTNFNNYLEIFAAKFQAEIKGKDKAMPNATANGITMINFTMGSANAATIMDLLSAVKPKACLFLGKCGGLKKKTGIGDLVLPIAAIRGEGTSNDYFPSEVPALPAFNLQRAVSTTIRETGRDYWTGTVYTTNRRVWEHDDKFKEYLRKTRAMAIDMETATLFITGFANKIPTGALLLVSDQPMVPDGVKTEKSDKLVTENFVKEHVEIGINSLLEIKNNGTSVRHLKFPYSEEY
- a CDS encoding sensor histidine kinase, giving the protein MIYLLVRKEYKFVFLLYGLVGSVLTHYAINFSMATPHYNDFLWLFVVSFLVFVGLGRIWGLITLAVNALATFYFIFFVHNEHIRVVQPMDTKFAWLAFLELIVVFFVIGFIMHQFLMMQKYSDTKLKKVNFELQTQNELILAKNNENTALVKEVHHRVKNNLQIIISLLRLQQSEMKNQEMQDQFTEAINRIMIMSSIHQRLYAEKELSRVDVKSYVEELARDLNSIYNNTHDVNMNIEITYAFADLKTIVPLGLLLNELISNSLKYAFENTDKSTITIRLLENGEKLFLEYSDNGRWKQKGSDNAGFGLDLIQILTEQLNGTHSFHTDESGTQYTFELNKLG
- a CDS encoding N(4)-(beta-N-acetylglucosaminyl)-L-asparaginase, with protein sequence MKSRRQFIRVAALGTAALAASGASAHILKTQKKDKNKTMNKPIVLSTWNHGLDANKAAWTILSADGSALDAVEAGVKVTESDFTNLSVGLGGLPDRDGNTTLDACIMDHQNRCGAVGFLQHIENPIAVARKIMEDTPHVMLVGDGAYEFAISKGFQHNEFKSEKAQEAWREWLKTSEYSPVINRENHDTIGMIALDSNGNLSGACTTSGLAYKMRGRLGDSPIIGAGLFVDNEVGAACATGLGEAVIRIAGSSAIVEMMRHGMSPFDACKEAVDRLIRKHGNQVENLQVGFIALNKNGEWGSYSVYSGFNVALRDNQNEKLVDSAYDRSW